The following are encoded together in the Nocardioides sp. Arc9.136 genome:
- a CDS encoding thiamine ABC transporter substrate binding subunit, which translates to MRSVRALASVLLVGAIGTATTSCSLAGGDDEGDRERAAADEVVLVTHESFTLPDEVLAAFEEESGYRLEVRSAGDAGALTNRLVLTKDDPVGDVAFGIDNTFASRALDEGVVADTDVERPAGAGAYDLEGEGGDDLVPVDTGNVCVNVDDTWFRREGVEPPRSLEDLTEPAYRDLLVVPGATTSSPGLAFLLATVAEYGDEWPGYWERLVANGAKLVDGWSDAYQVDFTQGGGKGDRPVVVSYDSSPAFTVDGEGGTTTSALLDTCFRQVEYAGVLEGAANPEGGEELLEFLLTPEVQAALPDSMYVFPVRDDVDLPADWARFAQQPDAPYAVDPAEIAENRDTWLREWTDVTTR; encoded by the coding sequence ATGAGATCCGTGCGCGCGCTCGCGTCCGTCCTGCTGGTCGGCGCCATCGGCACCGCCACCACGTCCTGCTCGCTGGCGGGGGGTGACGACGAGGGCGACCGCGAGCGGGCCGCGGCCGACGAGGTCGTCCTGGTCACCCACGAGTCCTTCACCCTGCCCGACGAGGTGCTCGCCGCCTTCGAGGAGGAGAGCGGCTACCGCCTGGAGGTCCGCAGCGCCGGCGACGCCGGGGCGCTCACCAACCGGCTGGTGCTGACCAAGGACGACCCGGTCGGCGACGTCGCCTTCGGCATCGACAACACCTTCGCCTCCCGCGCGCTCGACGAGGGGGTCGTCGCCGACACCGACGTCGAGCGTCCCGCCGGAGCAGGGGCGTACGACCTCGAGGGCGAGGGCGGCGACGACCTGGTCCCCGTGGACACCGGCAACGTGTGCGTCAACGTCGACGACACCTGGTTCCGGCGCGAGGGCGTCGAGCCGCCGCGCAGCCTGGAGGACCTCACCGAGCCGGCCTACCGCGACCTGCTCGTCGTGCCCGGCGCGACCACCAGCTCGCCCGGCCTGGCCTTCCTGCTGGCGACGGTCGCGGAGTACGGCGACGAGTGGCCCGGCTACTGGGAGCGGCTGGTCGCCAACGGCGCGAAGCTGGTCGACGGCTGGTCCGACGCCTACCAGGTCGACTTCACCCAGGGCGGGGGGAAGGGCGACCGGCCGGTCGTCGTCTCCTACGACTCCTCGCCGGCGTTCACCGTCGACGGCGAGGGCGGCACCACCACGAGCGCGCTGCTCGACACCTGCTTCCGCCAGGTGGAGTACGCCGGGGTCCTGGAGGGCGCGGCCAACCCCGAGGGCGGCGAGGAGCTGCTGGAGTTCCTGCTGACCCCGGAGGTGCAGGCCGCGCTGCCGGACTCGATGTACGTCTTCCCGGTCCGAGACGACGTCGACCTGCCCGCCGACTGGGCCCGGTTCGCGCAGCAGCCGGACGCGCCGTACGCCGTCGACCCGGCGGAGATCGCGGAGAACCGCGACACCTGGCTGCGCGAGTGGACCGACGTCACCACCCGGTGA
- a CDS encoding iron ABC transporter permease, translating to MRRVLALLGLALGPVLVLGVFFVLPVAGMVARGFWPGGGFDPGGVLEVLTRPRTGRVVWFTVWSSAVATVVSVLLGLPAAYALHRLDLPLRRVVRAALLVPFVLPTVVVGVAFRQLLGEAGPLGGLGLDGTPVAIVAGLAFFNVAVVVRSVGAAWESLDPRPAEAAAALGASPAQVLRTVTLPALRPAVVSAASVVFLFCATSFGVVLTLGGLRYSSVETEIYLLTTNLLDLPAAAALSVVQLVAITALLALAARLRTVPDPTVARRTARPRAVRRSDWPQVAATLVLLLLVAAPIGTLVLGSLRVDDAWSLGNYRALQSTGDGALLVPVTEALVTSLRTAVDATWMSLLLGLVVAVVVTRRSRTPAERRVRSVLDGFFMLPLGVSAVTLGFGFLITLDRPPLDLRDSGLLVPVAQALVALPLVVRTIVPVLAGVDDRQRQAAASLGAGPLRTLATVDLPVVWRPLLAAAGFAFAASLGEFGATSFLARDDRATVPVVIFRLIGSPGAMNYGMALAASVVLAATTAVVMLAVERLRVPSLGVL from the coding sequence ATGAGGCGCGTCCTCGCCCTGCTCGGCCTGGCCCTCGGGCCGGTGCTCGTGCTCGGCGTGTTCTTCGTGCTGCCGGTCGCCGGCATGGTCGCCCGCGGCTTCTGGCCCGGTGGCGGCTTCGACCCCGGCGGGGTGCTCGAGGTGCTGACCCGGCCGCGGACCGGCCGCGTCGTGTGGTTCACCGTGTGGTCCTCCGCCGTCGCGACCGTCGTCTCGGTGCTGCTCGGCCTGCCGGCGGCGTACGCCCTGCACCGGCTCGACCTGCCGCTGCGGCGGGTGGTGCGGGCCGCGCTGCTCGTGCCGTTCGTGCTGCCGACCGTCGTCGTCGGCGTGGCGTTCCGCCAGCTCCTCGGCGAGGCCGGGCCCCTGGGCGGGCTCGGCCTCGACGGGACGCCGGTCGCGATCGTGGCGGGGCTGGCGTTCTTCAACGTCGCGGTGGTCGTCCGCAGCGTCGGGGCCGCGTGGGAGTCGCTCGACCCGCGGCCCGCCGAGGCCGCCGCCGCGCTGGGCGCCTCGCCCGCGCAGGTGCTGCGCACCGTCACCCTGCCGGCGCTGCGGCCGGCGGTGGTCTCGGCCGCCAGCGTGGTGTTCCTCTTCTGCGCCACGTCCTTCGGCGTGGTGCTCACCCTCGGCGGGCTGCGGTACTCCTCGGTCGAGACCGAGATCTACCTGCTCACCACCAACCTGCTCGACCTCCCGGCTGCCGCGGCGCTCTCGGTCGTCCAGCTCGTCGCGATCACCGCGCTGCTCGCGCTGGCCGCCCGCCTGCGGACGGTGCCCGACCCGACGGTCGCGCGGCGGACCGCCCGGCCCCGCGCCGTACGCCGCTCCGACTGGCCGCAGGTCGCCGCGACGCTCGTCCTCCTGCTGCTGGTCGCCGCGCCGATCGGCACCCTCGTGCTGGGCTCGCTGCGGGTCGACGACGCGTGGAGCCTGGGGAACTACCGGGCCCTGCAGTCCACCGGCGACGGCGCGCTGCTGGTGCCGGTGACCGAGGCGCTGGTCACCTCGCTGCGGACCGCGGTCGACGCGACGTGGATGTCGCTGCTGCTCGGGCTGGTCGTGGCGGTCGTCGTGACCCGCCGCTCCCGCACGCCGGCCGAGCGCCGGGTGCGGTCGGTCCTCGACGGCTTCTTCATGCTGCCGCTGGGGGTCTCCGCGGTGACCCTCGGCTTCGGCTTCCTCATCACCCTGGACCGGCCGCCGCTGGACCTGCGCGACTCGGGGCTGCTGGTGCCGGTCGCCCAGGCCCTGGTGGCCCTGCCGCTCGTCGTGCGGACGATCGTGCCGGTGCTCGCCGGCGTCGACGACCGCCAGCGCCAGGCCGCTGCCTCGCTCGGCGCCGGACCGCTGCGCACGCTGGCGACCGTCGACCTGCCGGTCGTCTGGCGTCCGCTGCTGGCCGCCGCCGGGTTTGCGTTCGCGGCGTCGCTGGGGGAGTTCGGCGCCACGTCGTTCCTCGCCCGGGACGACCGCGCCACCGTGCCGGTCGTCATCTTCCGGCTGATCGGCAGCCCGGGTGCGATGAACTACGGCATGGCCCTGGCCGCCTCCGTCGTCCTCGCCGCCACGACCGCGGTGGTCATGCTCGCGGTCGAGCGGCTCCGCGTCCCGTCCCTCGGAGTCCTCTGA
- a CDS encoding ABC transporter ATP-binding protein translates to MLSLTDVSVSYDGVPAVREVTLDLPDGEVLAVLGPSGCGKSTLLRAVAGLEPADGTTSWDGTDLTRVPTHKRGFALMFQDGQLFGHLTVARNVGYALRLRRAPSAAARVEELLELVGLVGYGDRLPATLSGGERQRVALARALAVEPRLLLLDEPLSALDAGLRERLAVDLRRILREAGTTALMVTHDHEEAFTVADRLAVMRAGRVVQQGAIDEVWRAPADRDTALFLGYARVLEGAAAELVLGRPAPAVAVRRSALVVDDAGRLEGTVRAARATPTQVRLVVDVAGLGEVDAVAPLDRRPALGAGVRLAVDASRLAVVGAGVG, encoded by the coding sequence ATGCTCTCGCTCACCGACGTCTCGGTCTCCTACGACGGCGTGCCCGCCGTGCGCGAGGTGACCCTCGACCTCCCCGACGGCGAGGTGCTGGCGGTGCTCGGTCCGTCCGGGTGCGGCAAGTCCACGCTGCTGCGCGCGGTCGCCGGCCTCGAGCCGGCCGACGGCACGACCTCCTGGGACGGCACCGACCTGACCCGGGTCCCGACGCACAAGCGCGGTTTCGCGCTGATGTTCCAGGACGGCCAGCTCTTCGGGCACCTCACCGTCGCGCGCAACGTCGGCTACGCGCTGCGCCTGCGCCGCGCGCCGTCGGCCGCGGCCCGGGTCGAGGAGCTGCTCGAGCTGGTCGGACTGGTCGGGTACGGCGACCGGCTGCCCGCCACCCTCTCCGGCGGCGAGCGCCAGCGGGTCGCCCTGGCCCGCGCGCTCGCGGTCGAGCCGCGCCTCCTGCTCCTCGACGAGCCGCTCTCCGCCCTCGACGCGGGCCTGCGCGAGCGGCTCGCCGTCGACCTGCGCCGGATCCTCCGCGAGGCCGGCACCACCGCGCTGATGGTCACCCACGACCACGAGGAGGCGTTCACCGTGGCCGACCGGCTCGCGGTGATGCGTGCGGGCCGGGTCGTGCAGCAGGGCGCCATCGACGAGGTGTGGCGGGCGCCGGCCGACCGGGACACCGCGCTCTTCCTCGGCTACGCCCGCGTGCTGGAGGGCGCCGCCGCCGAGCTGGTCCTCGGCCGGCCGGCCCCCGCGGTCGCCGTACGCCGCTCCGCCCTGGTCGTCGACGACGCCGGCCGGCTGGAGGGGACCGTCCGCGCCGCGCGCGCCACCCCGACCCAGGTCCGGCTCGTCGTGGACGTGGCCGGCCTCGGCGAGGTGGACGCCGTCGCCCCGCTGGACCGGCGCCCCGCGCTCGGCGCCGGCGTGCGCCTCGCGGTGGACGCCTCGAGACTCGCGGTGGTCGGTGCGGGCGTCGGCTGA
- a CDS encoding phosphatase PAP2 family protein produces the protein MYRRAYALLVATALAIGAWAVITAIAIDRPLIDPEGSFLGPSWLRLPLLCLGALLLDLVPRALWLSKGRVKEMPDIVRDRLRSHWNRDRVLLVMLGIVCFYVIYVCYRNLKSFLPLVSDRMYDRELHLVDRILFFGHEPAAVIHGIFGDTVVAHVLSTFYLLFIPMVAILVTVWVVWSRNLSFGWWFVTSQGLAWTLGTISYYALPTLGPGLEYPHLYDLAHTGTTDLMNSLVNARQNVLWSDGQAQTVAGFASLHTGISLLWALMVQYTVQSRALRILFWVNFTLTVIATLYFGWHYVADDIAGVFIALFSFYVAGRATGQKFDRHGLSSHPTTTTAAVPVERD, from the coding sequence GTGTACCGCCGTGCCTACGCCCTGCTCGTCGCGACGGCGTTGGCGATCGGTGCCTGGGCCGTGATCACCGCGATCGCCATCGACCGGCCGCTGATCGACCCCGAGGGCAGCTTCCTGGGGCCGTCCTGGCTGCGCCTGCCGCTGCTGTGCCTCGGCGCGCTGCTGCTCGACCTGGTGCCCCGGGCGCTGTGGCTCTCCAAGGGACGCGTCAAGGAGATGCCCGACATCGTGCGGGACCGGCTCCGGAGCCACTGGAACCGCGACCGCGTGCTGCTGGTGATGCTCGGCATCGTCTGCTTCTACGTCATCTACGTCTGCTACCGGAACCTCAAGTCGTTCCTGCCGCTGGTCAGCGACCGGATGTACGACCGCGAGCTGCACCTGGTCGACCGGATCCTCTTCTTCGGCCACGAGCCGGCCGCGGTCATCCACGGCATCTTCGGCGACACCGTCGTGGCGCACGTGCTCTCGACCTTCTACCTCCTCTTCATCCCGATGGTCGCGATCCTCGTGACCGTCTGGGTGGTGTGGTCGCGCAACCTCTCCTTCGGCTGGTGGTTCGTCACCTCCCAGGGCCTGGCGTGGACCCTCGGCACCATCTCCTACTACGCGCTGCCGACGCTCGGCCCCGGCCTGGAGTACCCGCACCTCTACGACCTGGCCCACACCGGCACCACCGACCTGATGAACTCCCTGGTCAACGCGCGCCAGAACGTGCTGTGGAGCGACGGCCAGGCGCAGACCGTCGCCGGCTTCGCGAGCCTGCACACCGGCATCTCGCTGCTGTGGGCGCTGATGGTGCAGTACACCGTCCAGAGCCGCGCGCTGCGCATCCTGTTCTGGGTCAACTTCACCCTCACCGTGATCGCGACCCTCTACTTCGGCTGGCACTACGTCGCCGACGACATCGCCGGCGTGTTCATCGCGCTCTTCTCCTTCTACGTGGCCGGTCGTGCCACCGGTCAGAAGTTCGACCGGCACGGGCTCTCCTCGCACCCGACCACCACCACCGCCGCCGTACCCGTCGAGAGGGACTGA
- a CDS encoding C40 family peptidase codes for MRSLGTAALALTIVVGGLSATATVALAADGDDAPSRRQVERAEQAAEDRVGDVAAVRARLVVAQARLDRAGLDAARAAEAWNGARWRAAEARRDVRRAERRSAEAGRDLEGQRDAYADAVTTSYQLSPGLSSLTALTSEGGIDGVLSRSATVRNATDALEGRYDEFRAAVTLAEVAGDQAERAQRDAEAAEADARAARDAASAAAASAAAEAQSVADERDALVADLARLQGISTELAAQRQAALEQRAQEAAAQAAEEEAQQAAQEQAQEQGAAQPPSQPAPSDPTQDPSPEPDQAPDQAPAPAPTQEPTPEPTPEQAPQPAPQPAPQPAPQPAPAPASGAQAAIAFARAQLGEPYRWGAAGPSAWDCSGLTAGAWARGGTTLPHYSVAQYAQSTPITAGQLRPGDLVFWSDGGPSSIYHVALYTGNGRIIHAPRTGRPVVEESMWAWPPDLFARP; via the coding sequence GTGCGCTCCCTCGGAACGGCTGCCCTGGCCCTGACCATCGTGGTCGGCGGCCTCTCCGCGACCGCCACCGTCGCCCTCGCGGCGGACGGCGACGACGCCCCGAGCCGGCGACAGGTGGAGCGGGCCGAGCAGGCTGCCGAGGACCGGGTCGGCGACGTCGCGGCGGTCCGGGCGCGGCTGGTCGTGGCCCAGGCCCGGCTCGACCGGGCGGGGCTCGACGCCGCCCGCGCGGCCGAGGCCTGGAACGGCGCCCGCTGGCGCGCGGCCGAGGCGCGACGCGACGTACGCCGGGCCGAGCGGCGCTCGGCCGAGGCCGGCCGCGACCTCGAGGGGCAGCGCGACGCCTACGCCGACGCCGTGACCACCTCCTACCAGCTCTCGCCGGGGCTCAGCTCGCTCACCGCGCTCACCTCCGAGGGCGGCATCGACGGCGTGCTCAGCCGCTCGGCCACCGTGCGGAATGCGACGGACGCGCTCGAGGGCCGGTACGACGAGTTCCGGGCGGCCGTGACGCTCGCCGAGGTCGCCGGCGACCAGGCCGAGCGCGCGCAGCGGGACGCCGAGGCCGCCGAGGCCGACGCCCGGGCCGCCCGCGACGCCGCGTCGGCCGCGGCCGCGTCGGCCGCGGCCGAGGCACAGTCTGTCGCCGACGAGCGCGACGCGCTCGTGGCGGACCTGGCCCGCCTCCAGGGCATCAGCACCGAGCTGGCCGCGCAGCGGCAGGCCGCGCTCGAGCAGCGTGCCCAGGAGGCGGCCGCCCAGGCCGCCGAGGAGGAGGCCCAGCAGGCCGCCCAGGAGCAGGCCCAGGAGCAGGGCGCGGCGCAGCCGCCGAGCCAGCCCGCCCCCTCGGACCCGACCCAGGACCCGTCTCCCGAGCCCGACCAGGCCCCGGACCAGGCGCCGGCACCGGCCCCCACCCAGGAGCCCACTCCGGAGCCCACCCCGGAGCAGGCGCCGCAGCCCGCCCCGCAGCCCGCCCCGCAGCCCGCCCCGCAGCCTGCCCCCGCGCCGGCGAGCGGCGCCCAGGCGGCGATCGCGTTCGCACGGGCCCAGCTCGGCGAGCCGTACCGCTGGGGCGCTGCCGGACCGTCGGCCTGGGACTGCTCCGGCCTGACGGCGGGGGCCTGGGCTCGGGGCGGCACGACCCTGCCGCACTACTCAGTCGCGCAGTACGCGCAGTCGACGCCGATCACCGCGGGCCAGCTGCGCCCTGGCGACCTGGTGTTCTGGAGCGACGGCGGGCCCTCCTCGATCTACCACGTCGCGCTCTACACCGGGAACGGCCGGATCATCCACGCCCCGCGGACCGGCCGGCCGGTCGTCGAGGAGTCGATGTGGGCCTGGCCGCCGGACCTGTTCGCGCGTCCCTGA
- a CDS encoding acyl-CoA dehydrogenase: MATDTVPPSSAEDVPAEPGGVPQTDTDAQVDSKAGHRQPQVDVEVLTRLLDGKYAEVRNLVRTNLAEYSSILEDAETMSTDDFRERVKEVVVEMASTGQTGMGFPEEYGGGGDIGASIAAFETLAYGDLSVLVKVGVQFGLFGGAILQLGSKHHHDAYLEDLVTGRLMGCFAMTESGHGSNVQALGTVATYDVATQEFVVTTTHEAARKDYIGNAAKHARLAVVFAQLEVAGESHGVHAFVVPVRDEDGTVLDGVRIEDDGRKMGLNGVDNGRIWFDQVRIPRENLLNRFADVTPAGVYESPIENPNRRFFTMLGTLIQGRVCVGGAGINASKVALTLAVKYALRRRQFEATQEDTEELLLDYGMHQRRLLPLLARTYALHFAQEELASQLHDVLSGVVEDEHTQRELEGRAAGTKALGTWHATRTIQECREACGGAGYLAVNRFAALKADTDVFTTFEGDNTVLLQLVAKGLLTDYASEFGDMDQLGMVRFVTGLAVETVIERTAVNKLLERIRDVLPGADDGDQEAGLLDPDYQLAMFRFREEHIVSGVARRLKRGIDRGMNPGEVFSRVQDHVIAAGRAHVERLVLEAFTAKVAAMPEGDDKVALNLLCDLYALSTLEADRAWFMEHGRLSVARSKAISREIGSLCRRIRPIADELVDAFAVPREMLRSPDLLEWPPA; this comes from the coding sequence ATGGCCACCGACACCGTGCCCCCGTCCTCGGCCGAGGACGTCCCCGCCGAGCCCGGCGGGGTCCCGCAGACCGACACCGACGCGCAGGTCGACTCCAAGGCGGGCCACCGGCAGCCGCAGGTCGACGTCGAGGTGCTCACCCGCCTGCTGGACGGGAAGTACGCCGAGGTCCGCAACCTGGTCCGCACCAACCTGGCGGAGTACTCCTCGATCCTCGAGGACGCCGAGACGATGTCGACCGACGACTTCCGCGAGCGGGTCAAGGAGGTCGTGGTCGAGATGGCCTCGACCGGCCAGACCGGCATGGGCTTCCCCGAGGAGTACGGCGGCGGCGGCGACATCGGCGCCTCGATCGCGGCCTTCGAGACGCTGGCGTACGGCGACCTGTCGGTGCTGGTCAAGGTCGGCGTGCAGTTCGGCCTCTTCGGCGGCGCGATCCTGCAGCTGGGCAGCAAGCACCACCACGACGCCTACCTCGAGGACCTGGTCACCGGGCGGCTGATGGGCTGCTTCGCGATGACCGAGTCGGGCCACGGCTCGAACGTCCAGGCGCTCGGCACGGTCGCGACGTACGACGTGGCCACCCAGGAGTTCGTCGTCACCACGACCCACGAGGCGGCGCGCAAGGACTACATCGGCAACGCCGCGAAGCACGCCCGGCTCGCGGTCGTCTTCGCCCAGCTCGAGGTCGCGGGGGAGTCCCACGGCGTGCACGCGTTCGTGGTCCCGGTGCGCGACGAGGACGGCACCGTGCTCGACGGCGTCCGGATCGAGGACGACGGCCGCAAGATGGGCCTCAACGGCGTGGACAACGGGCGGATCTGGTTCGACCAGGTGCGGATCCCCCGGGAGAACCTGCTCAACCGGTTCGCCGACGTGACCCCGGCCGGGGTCTACGAGAGCCCGATCGAGAACCCGAACCGCCGCTTCTTCACCATGCTCGGCACCCTCATCCAGGGCCGGGTCTGCGTGGGCGGCGCCGGGATCAACGCCTCGAAGGTCGCCCTGACGCTCGCGGTCAAGTACGCCCTGCGCCGCCGCCAGTTCGAGGCGACCCAGGAGGACACCGAGGAGCTGCTCCTCGACTACGGCATGCACCAGCGCCGGCTGCTGCCGCTGCTGGCCCGCACCTACGCGCTGCACTTCGCCCAGGAGGAGCTCGCCTCCCAGCTGCACGACGTGCTGTCGGGGGTGGTCGAGGACGAGCACACCCAGCGCGAGCTCGAGGGGCGCGCGGCCGGCACCAAGGCGCTCGGCACCTGGCACGCGACCCGCACGATCCAGGAGTGCCGCGAGGCCTGCGGCGGCGCGGGCTACCTCGCGGTCAACCGGTTCGCCGCGCTCAAGGCCGACACCGACGTGTTCACGACCTTCGAGGGCGACAACACCGTCCTGCTGCAGCTGGTCGCCAAGGGCCTGCTCACCGACTACGCCAGCGAGTTCGGCGACATGGACCAGCTGGGCATGGTCCGGTTCGTCACCGGCCTGGCGGTGGAGACCGTCATCGAGCGGACCGCGGTCAACAAGCTCCTCGAGCGGATCCGCGACGTGCTCCCCGGCGCCGACGACGGGGACCAGGAGGCCGGCCTGCTCGACCCCGACTACCAGCTGGCGATGTTCCGGTTCCGCGAGGAGCACATCGTCTCCGGCGTCGCCCGGCGCCTCAAGCGCGGCATCGACCGCGGGATGAACCCCGGCGAGGTGTTCTCCCGGGTGCAGGACCACGTGATCGCCGCCGGCCGGGCCCACGTCGAGCGCCTGGTGCTCGAGGCGTTCACCGCCAAGGTCGCCGCGATGCCCGAGGGCGACGACAAGGTCGCGCTGAACCTGCTGTGCGACCTGTACGCGCTCAGCACGCTCGAGGCGGACCGCGCCTGGTTCATGGAGCACGGCCGGCTCTCGGTGGCCCGGTCCAAGGCGATCAGCCGCGAGATCGGCAGCCTGTGCCGCCGGATCCGGCCCATCGCCGACGAGCTCGTCGACGCGTTCGCGGTGCCGCGGGAGATGCTCCGCTCGCCCGACCTGCTGGAGTGGCCTCCGGCCTGA
- a CDS encoding inorganic diphosphatase, whose amino-acid sequence MLEFDVLVEIPKGQRNKYEVDHESGRLRLDRTLFTSTQYPADYGYIEDTLGMDGDPLDALVILQEPTFPGCLIKCRAIGMFRMTDEAGGDDKVLCVPSTDPRLEHLRDISHVSKFDRLEIQHFFEVYKDLEPGKSVEGAEWVGRAEAEAEVHASFDRFKENGGH is encoded by the coding sequence GTGCTCGAGTTCGACGTCCTGGTCGAGATCCCGAAGGGTCAGCGCAACAAGTACGAGGTCGACCACGAGTCCGGGCGCCTGCGCCTGGACCGGACCCTGTTCACCTCGACGCAGTACCCCGCCGACTACGGCTACATCGAGGACACCCTCGGCATGGACGGCGACCCGCTCGACGCGCTCGTCATCCTCCAGGAGCCGACGTTCCCCGGCTGCCTGATCAAGTGCCGCGCGATCGGCATGTTCCGGATGACCGACGAGGCCGGCGGCGACGACAAGGTCCTGTGCGTCCCCTCGACCGACCCGCGCCTGGAGCACCTGCGCGACATCAGCCACGTCTCGAAGTTCGACCGCCTCGAGATCCAGCACTTCTTCGAGGTCTACAAGGACCTCGAGCCCGGCAAGTCCGTCGAGGGCGCCGAGTGGGTCGGCCGCGCGGAGGCCGAGGCCGAGGTGCACGCCTCCTTCGACCGGTTCAAGGAGAACGGCGGCCACTGA
- the dacB gene encoding D-alanyl-D-alanine carboxypeptidase/D-alanyl-D-alanine-endopeptidase, with the protein MARRDARHGSRRARLLPLVALLVLAVAAAAAWRYDVLDRWLEPDRPADPAAIAPPEDLALPPAVEPAAVAEPLAAPGPVAAAAVRRAIAGDLRDEDLGRHVLAAVAPLEGAGVLVRTGSGSPLAVPASTTKVVTSTAALLAMDPDTVFTTRVVEDGARGIVLVGGGDPFLASEPPDAPDAPDSSDGPVWPERADVTTLARATADALAAEGRTRVRVGYDTSLFSGPEASPRWRADYLPDGVVSPITALWVDEGRPAEGFGRVEDPALTAATVFAGVLARRGIEVVGVPRERAAGDGAVELASVGSAPLSQVVEQVLEVSDNEAAEVLLRHVGLAAEGEGSFAAGRRGVVRLLGEAGVDLGRSVLWDGSGLSRQNRMDPAALLDVLRLAAADEHPRLRAVLTGLPVAGFTGSLSDRFDTGAPEGRGRVRAKTGTLTGITSLAGLAADREGRLMVFAMFADKVRVEDTLEARDAMDAAAAALGACRCG; encoded by the coding sequence GTGGCGCGACGTGACGCACGCCACGGGTCCCGGCGCGCGCGCCTGCTCCCGCTGGTGGCCCTCCTCGTGCTGGCCGTGGCCGCGGCCGCGGCCTGGCGCTACGACGTCCTCGACCGGTGGCTGGAGCCGGACCGGCCGGCCGACCCGGCAGCGATCGCGCCGCCCGAGGACCTCGCCCTGCCCCCGGCCGTGGAGCCGGCCGCCGTCGCCGAGCCCCTGGCCGCGCCCGGCCCGGTCGCCGCGGCGGCCGTCCGCCGCGCGATCGCCGGCGACCTGCGCGACGAGGACCTCGGGCGCCACGTCCTGGCCGCCGTCGCCCCGCTGGAGGGGGCCGGCGTGCTCGTGCGCACCGGCTCCGGCTCCCCGCTCGCGGTGCCGGCCTCCACCACGAAGGTCGTGACCTCGACCGCCGCCCTGCTCGCGATGGACCCCGACACAGTGTTCACCACCCGTGTCGTCGAGGACGGCGCCCGCGGGATCGTCCTCGTCGGCGGCGGGGACCCGTTCCTGGCCAGCGAGCCCCCCGACGCCCCCGACGCCCCCGACTCCTCCGACGGGCCGGTCTGGCCCGAGCGGGCCGACGTCACGACGCTGGCGCGGGCGACCGCCGACGCGCTGGCGGCCGAGGGCCGGACCCGGGTGCGGGTCGGGTACGACACCTCCCTGTTCAGCGGTCCGGAGGCGAGCCCGCGGTGGCGCGCGGACTACCTCCCCGACGGGGTCGTCTCGCCGATCACCGCACTGTGGGTCGACGAGGGTCGGCCGGCCGAGGGGTTCGGACGGGTCGAGGACCCGGCCCTCACCGCGGCGACGGTCTTCGCCGGCGTGCTCGCCCGGCGCGGGATCGAGGTGGTCGGGGTCCCCCGCGAGCGCGCCGCCGGCGACGGCGCCGTCGAGCTGGCCTCGGTGGGCAGCGCGCCGCTGTCCCAGGTCGTCGAGCAGGTGCTCGAGGTGAGCGACAACGAGGCCGCCGAGGTGCTGCTGCGCCACGTGGGGCTGGCCGCCGAGGGCGAGGGCTCCTTCGCCGCCGGCCGGCGTGGCGTCGTACGGCTGCTGGGGGAGGCGGGCGTCGACCTCGGCCGGAGCGTGCTGTGGGACGGCAGCGGCCTGTCCCGGCAGAACCGGATGGACCCCGCCGCCCTCCTCGACGTCCTGCGCCTGGCCGCCGCCGACGAGCACCCGCGGCTCCGCGCGGTCCTGACCGGCCTGCCGGTCGCCGGGTTCACCGGGTCGCTCAGCGACCGCTTCGACACCGGCGCCCCGGAGGGCCGGGGGCGGGTGCGGGCGAAGACCGGGACGCTGACCGGCATCACCTCGCTCGCGGGCCTCGCGGCCGACCGCGAGGGCCGGCTGATGGTCTTCGCGATGTTCGCCGACAAGGTCCGGGTCGAGGACACGCTGGAGGCGCGCGACGCCATGGACGCCGCCGCCGCGGCGCTCGGCGCTTGCCGCTGCGGATAG